The DNA sequence TCGGACTTGAGCGCCTTGAACGTGCCCATGTCGGCGCGTCCGGTGGTGTCGACGACGAACTGCGCGAGGACGGTGCCCTCGATGCCGGCCGTGCGGAGCATGTCGGGATACGCCGGGCCCTGGGTTCCAGGCGCCATGACCACGGGCTTTTCTACCTGGAAGTCGAAGTACGGCTGGTCGGCGTTCTGAATCACCGGCCCCTTACCGCCTTCCACACCCTTCGCGATACCACCAGCAACACCCTTACCGGAGAAGTCGGCCTCGTCCGTCACCTTCTTGGAGAGGTCAATGTCCGGAATCACGTTCGGGATTTCGACCGGTGCGGTGAGCACCTGGAACCCCTTCGGTGGCGGGGGCGCGGCCACGGCATCCGGCGGTGGCGGCGGCTTCTCGGGCTCGGGTGGCTTGGGTTCGTCCTTCTTGACCTCAACGAAGTCAACCTTCTCTTCCTTCGGCTTCTCATTCACGATGCCAGCGTTCTTCGTGACAATCACGAGAGCGATGACCACCGCCGTATGGAGGAGAATGGACATGAACCCCCCGCCCGCGCGCTTCTGCTTCTTCGCCTGAGATTCGATCAGGTTATTGAACATCTCGCGTGTCCGGGGTACGGGCTGTACGTCGACCTCCCGGACAGAGGGCCCGGGAGCTGACTTCGCGATTCTACGCCCGGCGAATGAAGCAGCAATGGAACCAAGATTAGGTTCTGATTAATCCCGGGTTAGCATTCCCCCCTCGGAATCCAACGCCCCCTGGGTATTGACAATCGACTCGTATTCACCAGTCATCCCCGACCCCGGATGACCGGCCAGCGGCAACGTCACCACGAACGTGCTGCCCCGCCCCAATCGCGACTGGACCTCGAGCGTGCCCCCGTGCGCCTGCGCGATCCACTGCGAAATCGCGAGCCCCAGCCCGAACCCGCCACGCTCCGTCGCGCGCGAGCGCACCCGGTCGGCGCGCCAGAAGCGCTCGAACACGTACGGGAGATCGGCCGCCGCGATGCCGATGCCGGTA is a window from the Gemmatimonadaceae bacterium genome containing:
- a CDS encoding energy transducer TonB — translated: MSILLHTAVVIALVIVTKNAGIVNEKPKEEKVDFVEVKKDEPKPPEPEKPPPPPDAVAAPPPPKGFQVLTAPVEIPNVIPDIDLSKKVTDEADFSGKGVAGGIAKGVEGGKGPVIQNADQPYFDFQVEKPVVMAPGTQGPAYPDMLRTAGIEGTVLAQFVVDTTGRADMGTFKALKSDNDLFTSAVKNALQRMRFLPAEVGGRKVKQLVQQPFQFSLNR